The following proteins are encoded in a genomic region of Prosthecobacter sp.:
- a CDS encoding exosortase/archaeosortase family protein, whose amino-acid sequence MATESTNPSALTARSPAAPGTSWRPGTLRQVALWGLPAVLVLLFLVWPYQQWDLGKRQSILTGWARWVSKNADWQFCLLVPALVGWLIWMRRDELRKLPWQGTWLGLLPLGLGLFFFWLGYKADTGYPGFLAVQFILAGMILLVAGRVWMRTLFFAWLFLFFTWPLQPLEDSLASPLRPRTAAMAASLLNMAGVPAVSEGSALQSAPDTARSIEIGSAFSLDVDAKCSGINSLFALMMISALLGYLALKQPRSRLILFACAIPLAVAGNVVRLLLLVVGTLMFGSEFAVGRHMGDHQEMSLYHMFAGFAVFGVALAGMFALCWLFEGREMKTNLKRHGRLPASSAAFSIPLPRRTLSQLAAALLLPLAVLGICAGTDISFQVSEPGVRLALPLTVADYQGREFDMTAREKDLLDEGVKLARSVYASASGRQIMATVILSGYVKRSLHRPEVCLPNQGWTVTDRSPITLRLADGREITVMMMRIFRDAEPQPGVRIRARALNFYWYIGSNGTTCPDHYEHVFLSYFDSTFRNIQHRWAMASIYVPLPEQRVGQEDPFTELGAVEDARDFIAKLAPQFMLKESGRLIGSNLPASAP is encoded by the coding sequence ATGGCAACAGAATCCACCAACCCATCCGCATTGACCGCCCGCTCACCTGCTGCGCCAGGCACTTCATGGCGGCCCGGAACACTGCGTCAGGTGGCGCTCTGGGGGCTGCCCGCTGTGCTGGTGCTGCTGTTTCTGGTCTGGCCGTATCAGCAGTGGGATCTCGGCAAACGGCAGAGCATTCTGACCGGCTGGGCCAGATGGGTGAGCAAAAACGCGGACTGGCAGTTCTGCCTGCTGGTGCCCGCCTTGGTCGGCTGGCTGATCTGGATGCGGCGTGATGAACTGCGCAAACTGCCATGGCAGGGCACCTGGCTGGGCCTGCTGCCGCTCGGCCTGGGATTGTTTTTCTTCTGGCTCGGTTACAAGGCGGACACGGGCTACCCAGGGTTCCTGGCGGTGCAGTTCATCCTGGCCGGCATGATCCTGCTGGTGGCGGGGCGCGTCTGGATGCGCACGCTTTTCTTTGCGTGGCTGTTTCTCTTTTTCACCTGGCCGTTGCAGCCGTTGGAAGACTCCCTGGCATCACCCCTGCGCCCCAGAACCGCCGCCATGGCTGCCTCCTTGCTCAACATGGCCGGCGTTCCGGCGGTGAGCGAGGGTTCCGCGTTGCAGTCCGCGCCAGACACCGCACGCAGCATTGAAATCGGCAGCGCCTTCAGCCTCGACGTGGATGCGAAATGCAGCGGCATCAACTCGCTCTTTGCCCTGATGATGATCTCGGCGCTGCTGGGTTATCTGGCGCTCAAGCAGCCGCGCTCACGGCTCATTTTGTTCGCGTGCGCGATCCCGCTGGCCGTAGCGGGCAATGTCGTGCGCCTGCTGCTGCTGGTGGTGGGCACGCTGATGTTTGGCTCCGAATTCGCGGTGGGCAGACACATGGGTGATCATCAGGAAATGTCGCTGTATCATATGTTTGCAGGCTTTGCGGTGTTTGGCGTCGCCCTGGCGGGCATGTTTGCGTTGTGCTGGCTGTTTGAAGGACGCGAGATGAAGACCAACCTGAAACGTCATGGCAGGCTTCCTGCCTCCAGTGCCGCCTTCTCCATCCCGCTGCCACGCCGCACGCTGTCACAACTGGCCGCCGCCCTCCTGCTGCCACTGGCGGTGCTGGGCATCTGCGCCGGCACGGACATCAGTTTCCAGGTGTCCGAACCCGGCGTGCGGCTCGCACTGCCGCTGACCGTGGCAGATTACCAAGGACGTGAGTTCGACATGACGGCGCGGGAGAAAGACCTGCTCGATGAAGGCGTCAAACTGGCGCGCAGCGTCTATGCGTCAGCCTCCGGCAGGCAGATCATGGCCACGGTGATTCTCAGCGGCTATGTGAAACGCAGCCTGCACCGCCCGGAGGTCTGCCTGCCGAACCAGGGCTGGACCGTGACGGACCGCTCGCCGATTACGCTGCGTCTGGCAGACGGGCGTGAGATCACTGTCATGATGATGCGCATCTTCCGCGATGCGGAACCGCAGCCAGGCGTACGGATCAGAGCGAGGGCGTTGAATTTTTACTGGTACATCGGCTCCAACGGCACCACCTGCCCGGATCACTACGAGCATGTCTTCCTCTCCTACTTCGACTCCACGTTCCGCAACATCCAGCACCGCTGGGCGATGGCCTCCATCTACGTCCCGCTGCCGGAGCAGCGTGTGGGGCAGGAAGATCCCTTCACTGAACTCGGCGCGGTGGAGGATGCGCGCGATTTCATCGCCAAACTGGCGCCGCAGTTCATGCTCAAGGAGTCCGGCCGGCTTATCGGCTCAAATCTTCCTGCATCAGCACCTTGA